A part of Ictalurus furcatus strain D&B chromosome 8, Billie_1.0, whole genome shotgun sequence genomic DNA contains:
- the LOC128611980 gene encoding uncharacterized protein LOC128611980 isoform X2 encodes MIGMLTKIILPPFKKTVFQLDITENIISLNILHVTKDDEAMYFCGMARVNVVEFSSGIFLSVRDKAHLDVSVVQSGVSDSVPAGASVTLQCSVLSESRLAELQVLWFRAAPPQSHPQIIYTHHNSSHQCESGSSTHTCVYNFPKNILSLNDTGTYYCAVAMCGKIIFGNGTRVHLAKSANPFLIILSTSLGVCGILITAQAIFICKRTHYKYHSGKYLYVH; translated from the exons ATGATCGGAATGTTGACTAAAATAATTTTACCACCATTCAAAAAGACTGTGTTTCAACTAGACATAACTGAAAATATAATTTCTCTGAATATTCTACATGTTACTAAAGATGATGAAGCGATGTACTTCTGTGGAATGGCTCGAGTGAATGTTGTTGAGTTTTCTAGTGGAATATTTTTATCTGTAAGAG ataaagCACATCTGGACGTCTCGGTGGTCCAGAGCGGCGTGTCGGACTCGGTTCCTGCAGGAGCGTCAGTGACTCTGCAGTGCTCGGTCCTCTCTGAGAGCAGATTAGCAGAACTCCAAGTGCTCTGGTTCAGAGCTGCTCCACCACAATCCCATCctcaaatcatttacactcatcACAACAGCAGCCATCAGTGTGAGAGCGgctcttctacacacacctgtgtgtacaaCTTCCCCAAGAACATCCTCAGCCTCAATGATACTGGAACTTACTACTGCGCTGTGGCCATGTGTGGGAAGATCATTTTTGGGAATGGGACACGAGTACATTTGG CAAAGTCTGCGAATCCTTTCCTGATCATTCTGTCAACATCTCTGGGAGTGTGTGGGATTCTGATCACTGCTCAAGCCATTTTCATTTGTAAAAGGACACATTATAAATACCACAGTGGTAAGTATTTATATGTTCATTAA
- the LOC128611980 gene encoding uncharacterized protein LOC128611980 isoform X1 codes for MIGMLTKIILPPFKKTVFQLDITENIISLNILHVTKDDEAMYFCGMARVNVVEFSSGIFLSVRDKAHLDVSVVQSGVSDSVPAGASVTLQCSVLSESRLAELQVLWFRAAPPQSHPQIIYTHHNSSHQCESGSSTHTCVYNFPKNILSLNDTGTYYCAVAMCGKIIFGNGTRVHLGKLHLLKGILRDFHISYHVKYDQTCHIPQIFLCSALQLSMLLISFKQ; via the exons ATGATCGGAATGTTGACTAAAATAATTTTACCACCATTCAAAAAGACTGTGTTTCAACTAGACATAACTGAAAATATAATTTCTCTGAATATTCTACATGTTACTAAAGATGATGAAGCGATGTACTTCTGTGGAATGGCTCGAGTGAATGTTGTTGAGTTTTCTAGTGGAATATTTTTATCTGTAAGAG ataaagCACATCTGGACGTCTCGGTGGTCCAGAGCGGCGTGTCGGACTCGGTTCCTGCAGGAGCGTCAGTGACTCTGCAGTGCTCGGTCCTCTCTGAGAGCAGATTAGCAGAACTCCAAGTGCTCTGGTTCAGAGCTGCTCCACCACAATCCCATCctcaaatcatttacactcatcACAACAGCAGCCATCAGTGTGAGAGCGgctcttctacacacacctgtgtgtacaaCTTCCCCAAGAACATCCTCAGCCTCAATGATACTGGAACTTACTACTGCGCTGTGGCCATGTGTGGGAAGATCATTTTTGGGAATGGGACACGAGTACATTTGGGTAAGTTACACCTGCTGAAGGGAATCTTAAGGGACTTTCACATATCATATCATGTCAAATATGACCAAACATGTCATATTCCACAGATTTTTCTCTGTTCTGCTTTACAACTGTCCATGTTATTAATTAGCTTTAAACAATAa
- the LOC128612043 gene encoding uncharacterized protein LOC128612043, whose protein sequence is MKKKMSTFWILILIFMTVYTVQPGRCWVTAQSLTEAPVRQPDKELSVNIGDSATLQCCVSGEQIQIIDWFKQPNREKPQGIVTVYKDAKETFYNGFQQSRFQIERSSNCFNMIILDIIQSDEAMYYCALTRPNPVFADGTYLKIKSDHVTIASETSKPVLCDNSEYFKNITLHGNNTNSSTHEKTVFALGTALGLCVLLNFCLTCCILRRKCDKMDTSIESSPRKGQESDAETENYAALQFPKRNAKAEKRKTGSDECVYSDISTSSDFGAPSSTPMALGSSLIGFIGSLIVRR, encoded by the exons atgaaaaaaaaaatgagcactTTCTGGATTTTAATTTTGATCTTCATGACCGTGT atacagTCCAACCTGGTAGATGCTGGGTTACTGCACAATCCCTCACAGAGGCACCAGTTCGTCAGCCTGATAAAGAGCTCAGTGTGAATATCGGAGACTCGGCTACTCTGCAGTGTTGTGTTTCTGGAGAACAAATCCAAATAATAGACTGGTTTAAGCAACCAAACAGAGAAAAACCTCAGGGTATAGTCACGGTATATAAAGATGCTAAAGAAACATTTTACAATGGATTCCAGCAGTCTCGTTTCCAAATAGAAAGATCTTCAAACTGCTTCAATATGATCATTTTAGACATCATTCAGTCTGATGAAGCCATGTACTACTGTGCACTGACGAGACCCAACCCTGTGTTTGCAGAtggaacttatttaaaaattaaaa GTGATCATGTTACTATTGCATCAGAAACATCTAAACCAGTTCTGTGTGATAATTCAGAGTACTTCAAAAATATCACACTACATGGAAACAACACTAACAGTAGCACACACGAGAAAACAG TGTTCGCTTTGGGAACGGCTTTGGGCTTGTGTGTACTTCTGAATTTCTGTCTTACTTGTTGCATACTgagaagaaaatgtgataaaa TGGACACTTCTATAGAAAGTTCTCCAAGAAAggggcag GAATCTGATGCTGAAACAGAGAATTACGCCGCTTTGCAATTCCCCAAGAGGAACGccaaagctgagaaaagaaaaactggcTCAGATGAATGTGTGTACTCTGat ATATCTACCAGCAGTGACTTTGGAGCCCCTTCCAGTACTCCAATGGCCCTGGGCTCGAGTCTCATTGGATTCATTGGATCACTGATAGTTAGAAGGTAA
- the LOC128611979 gene encoding uncharacterized protein LOC128611979, producing the protein MRYKHCKISKKLKMTGSWNLVLIISTMYLGQSGRLWVTAQSPEPGVYQSDKKLSVDIGNSATLQCCLFRTVDEEIIWFKQQNKKQPQIIVRFFKTAGETFYSEFQNPRFRIKKHGNCFNMTISNTTMSDEATYYCARVFADGTYLKIKGDHVTIASETSKPALCDNSVVCEPTLHGNSTNMNTHEKTVLGLGTALGFCALLIFCLIYFILRRRKHDKMNASMEDSPGMRESDAETLNYAALQFANRKAKAEKRKTGLSEDCVYSDVK; encoded by the exons ATGAGATACAAACACTGTAAAATTTctaagaaattaaaaatgactggTTCCTGGAATTTAGTACTGATCATCAGCACCATG tatttAGGCCAGTCTGgtagactctgggttactgcacAATCCCCAGAGCCAGGTGTTTATCAGTCCGATAAAAAGCTCAGTGTGGATATCGGCAACTCGGCCACTCTGCAATGCTGTCTTTTCAGAACAGTAGACGAAGAAATTATCTGGTTtaagcaacaaaacaaaaaacagcctCAGATTATAGTCAGATTCTTTAAAACTGCTGGAGAAACATTTTACAGTGAATTCCAAAATCCTCGTTTCCgaataaaaaaacatggaaactgcTTCAATATGACCATTTCAAACACCACGATGTCTGATGAAGCCACGTACTACTGTGCACGCGTGTTTGCAGATGggacttatttaaaaattaaag GTGATCATGTTACTATTGCATCAGAAACATCTAAACCAGCTCTGTGTGAtaattcagtggtgtgtgaaccaacactgcatggaaacagcactaacatgaacacacacgagAAAACAG TGCTCGGTTTGGGAACGGCTTTGGGTTTCTGCGCACTTCtgattttctgtctcatttatttcatactgaggagaagaaaacaTGATAAAA TGAACGCTTCTATGGAGGATTCTCCAGGAATGAGG GAGTCTGATGCTGAAACACTGAACTACGCAGCTTTGCAATTCGCCAACAGGaaagccaaagctgaaaaaagaaaaactggttTATCGGAGGATTGTGTGTACTCTGAtgtgaaataa
- the LOC128611975 gene encoding uncharacterized protein LOC128611975 isoform X2: MSTIEVLKMAPIWTIILFLSRISPALSVDFSRPSFLSVKSGEHVTLKCPFGDIRMAESVVWYKLVFGEMPQKVGEILAYKDVKIWPEFKTSGFIMLVTDNGISLTIPHIKKDDGGLYYCEKCNLDDVSLSNGTFLAVTGDGDVKVSVFQSGVSDSVPAGASVTLQCSVLSESRSAELQVLWFRAAPPQSHPQIIYTHHNSSHQCESGSSTHTCVYNFSKNILSLNDTGTYYCAVAVCGKIIFGNGTRVQLENVSDLVRSLGPEVIYLAVVVAVCVVVIFTQVFIICKMRSREQSRARPQQYSAVEKTANQGRDAAELSYAALHFNKKNTKRVTRKREKPEDCVYTEVSSAT, translated from the exons ATGAGTACCATTGAGGTTCTGAAGATGGCTCCGATCTggacaattattttatttctcagcAGAATAT ctCCAGCTCTATCTGTGGATTTTTCCAGGCCATCATTCCTCTCAGTGAAGTCTGGAGAACATGTTACTCTTAAATGCCCATTTGGAGACATTCGTATGGCTGAAAGTGTGGTCTGGTACAAACTTGTATTTGGAGAGATGCCGCAAAAAGTGGGAGAAATATTAGCATATAAGGATGTTAAAATTTGGCCGGAGTTCAAGACTTCAGGATTTATAATGTTGGTGACTGATAACGGCATTTCTCTAACAATTCCACACATAAAAAAAGATGATGGAGGACTTTACTACTGTGAAAAATGTAACTTGGATGATGTTTCATTATCCAATGGAACATTCTTGGCTGTAACAG GTGATGGAGATGTAAAAGTCTCAGTGTTCCAGAGCGGCGTGTCGGACTCGGTTCCTGCAGGAGCGTCAGTGACTCTGCAGTGCTCGGTTCTCTCTGAGAGCAGATCAGCAGAACTCCAAGTGCTCTGGTTCAGAGCTGCTCCACCACAATCCCATCctcaaatcatttacactcatcACAACAGCAGCCATCAGTGTGAGAGCGgctcttctacacacacctgtgtgtacaaCTTCTCCAAGAACATCCTCAGCCTCAATGATACTGGAACTTACTACTGCGCTGTGGCCGTGTGTGGGAAGATCATTTTTGGGAACGGGACACGAGTACAGTTGGAGAACGTTTCAGATTTGG TAAGATCTTTAGGTCCTGAAGTGATCTACCTCGCAGTAgtggtggcagtgtgtgtggttgtgatcTTCACTCAAGTGTTTATAATCTGTAAAATGAGAAGCCGTGAACAATCCAGAG CGAGACCTCAACAGTATTCTGCCGTAGAGAAAACAGCCAATCAG GGCCGTGATGCAGCGGAGCTGAGTTATGCTGCTTTACATTTCAATAAGAAGAACACCAAAAGAGtgacaagaaagagagaaaaacctGAAGACTGTGTTTATACTGAAGTCTCGTCTGCTACCTAG
- the LOC128611975 gene encoding uncharacterized protein LOC128611975 isoform X1, whose amino-acid sequence MIVTPNEILFTVYFSCFIIYNFIYFLAPALSVDFSRPSFLSVKSGEHVTLKCPFGDIRMAESVVWYKLVFGEMPQKVGEILAYKDVKIWPEFKTSGFIMLVTDNGISLTIPHIKKDDGGLYYCEKCNLDDVSLSNGTFLAVTGDGDVKVSVFQSGVSDSVPAGASVTLQCSVLSESRSAELQVLWFRAAPPQSHPQIIYTHHNSSHQCESGSSTHTCVYNFSKNILSLNDTGTYYCAVAVCGKIIFGNGTRVQLENVSDLVRSLGPEVIYLAVVVAVCVVVIFTQVFIICKMRSREQSRARPQQYSAVEKTANQGRDAAELSYAALHFNKKNTKRVTRKREKPEDCVYTEVSSAT is encoded by the exons ATGATTGTTACTCCGAATGAAATTTTATTCACTGTTTATTTCtcttgttttattatatataattttatttattttctagctCCAGCTCTATCTGTGGATTTTTCCAGGCCATCATTCCTCTCAGTGAAGTCTGGAGAACATGTTACTCTTAAATGCCCATTTGGAGACATTCGTATGGCTGAAAGTGTGGTCTGGTACAAACTTGTATTTGGAGAGATGCCGCAAAAAGTGGGAGAAATATTAGCATATAAGGATGTTAAAATTTGGCCGGAGTTCAAGACTTCAGGATTTATAATGTTGGTGACTGATAACGGCATTTCTCTAACAATTCCACACATAAAAAAAGATGATGGAGGACTTTACTACTGTGAAAAATGTAACTTGGATGATGTTTCATTATCCAATGGAACATTCTTGGCTGTAACAG GTGATGGAGATGTAAAAGTCTCAGTGTTCCAGAGCGGCGTGTCGGACTCGGTTCCTGCAGGAGCGTCAGTGACTCTGCAGTGCTCGGTTCTCTCTGAGAGCAGATCAGCAGAACTCCAAGTGCTCTGGTTCAGAGCTGCTCCACCACAATCCCATCctcaaatcatttacactcatcACAACAGCAGCCATCAGTGTGAGAGCGgctcttctacacacacctgtgtgtacaaCTTCTCCAAGAACATCCTCAGCCTCAATGATACTGGAACTTACTACTGCGCTGTGGCCGTGTGTGGGAAGATCATTTTTGGGAACGGGACACGAGTACAGTTGGAGAACGTTTCAGATTTGG TAAGATCTTTAGGTCCTGAAGTGATCTACCTCGCAGTAgtggtggcagtgtgtgtggttgtgatcTTCACTCAAGTGTTTATAATCTGTAAAATGAGAAGCCGTGAACAATCCAGAG CGAGACCTCAACAGTATTCTGCCGTAGAGAAAACAGCCAATCAG GGCCGTGATGCAGCGGAGCTGAGTTATGCTGCTTTACATTTCAATAAGAAGAACACCAAAAGAGtgacaagaaagagagaaaaacctGAAGACTGTGTTTATACTGAAGTCTCGTCTGCTACCTAG